The following are from one region of the Nostoc cf. commune SO-36 genome:
- the rsmI gene encoding 16S rRNA (cytidine(1402)-2'-O)-methyltransferase yields the protein MQTDPKPGTLYVVGTPIGNLEDITFRAVRILQTVDIIAAEDTRHTGKLLQHFQVKTPQLSYHEHNRTSRIPELLEHLVNNKAIALVSDAGMPGISDPGYELVKACIEAGISVVPIPGASAAITALSAAGLPTDRFVFEGFLPAKNQQRQEHLESLQTESRTLIFYESPHRLRDTLQDLALVWGSDRQIVLGRELTKLYEEFWRGTIAEAIAHYSQREPQGEYTLVVAGIPASQPQLTEEELKAELKQLISQGISRSQASRQLAKFTSLPRRQLYQLALSIVLSPES from the coding sequence ATGCAAACCGATCCAAAACCAGGAACACTTTACGTTGTCGGCACACCAATTGGCAATCTGGAAGATATAACCTTTCGCGCGGTGAGAATTTTACAGACTGTAGATATCATTGCTGCGGAAGACACGCGTCACACAGGGAAACTATTACAGCATTTTCAAGTTAAAACACCCCAGCTAAGTTACCACGAACACAATCGTACCAGCCGCATCCCAGAATTATTAGAGCATTTAGTTAACAATAAAGCGATCGCTCTGGTGAGTGATGCTGGGATGCCAGGTATTTCCGATCCAGGATATGAACTGGTGAAAGCCTGCATTGAGGCGGGAATTTCAGTAGTTCCCATTCCTGGCGCTAGTGCAGCAATTACGGCATTGAGTGCAGCTGGATTACCAACGGATCGGTTTGTCTTTGAAGGCTTTCTCCCGGCGAAAAATCAACAGAGACAAGAGCATTTAGAATCTCTGCAAACAGAATCTCGCACATTGATTTTCTACGAATCACCCCACCGTTTGCGAGATACTTTACAAGATTTAGCTCTTGTTTGGGGAAGCGATCGCCAAATTGTGCTAGGGCGGGAGTTAACGAAATTATATGAGGAATTTTGGCGAGGGACAATTGCTGAAGCGATCGCTCACTACAGCCAACGAGAACCCCAAGGTGAATATACATTAGTAGTGGCAGGAATTCCAGCCAGTCAGCCTCAGCTGACAGAAGAGGAATTGAAAGCCGAATTAAAACAGTTAATTAGTCAGGGAATATCGCGATCGCAAGCTAGCCGTCAGTTAGCAAAATTTACCTCCCTTCCCCGCCGTCAGCTGTATCAACTAGCTCTTTCTATAGTCCTCAGTCCTGAGTCTTGA
- a CDS encoding sugar kinase: MDNLKSKIQNLKSARGLFVGLVTLDLIYLADSAPKNNQKIVATDYTVAAGGPATNAAVTFSHLGNQATVLGVVGSHPMTQLIRGDLANYKVAIADLEPTTDLAPPVSSIIVTQATGERAVVSINAVKTQASSASIPSNIFPNVDIVLIDGHQMAVSYATAQLAKAKNIPVVIDGGSWKPGFEQILPFVDYAICSANFYPPNCQTGEDVFAYLNGFNIPHVAITHGQKPIEYLSCTKTGIVDVPQIQAVDTLGAGDIFHGAFCNYILRESFTDALRLAANIAADSCKFFGTRRWMDLR; the protein is encoded by the coding sequence ATGGATAATCTAAAATCCAAAATTCAAAATCTGAAATCGGCTCGTGGGTTATTTGTCGGCTTAGTAACCTTAGATTTGATTTACCTTGCTGACTCTGCCCCTAAGAATAATCAGAAGATTGTCGCTACTGACTATACCGTAGCGGCAGGTGGCCCAGCTACAAACGCGGCTGTGACTTTCAGCCATTTAGGAAATCAGGCTACAGTCTTGGGTGTAGTGGGTTCTCACCCCATGACGCAGCTAATTCGAGGTGATTTGGCGAATTACAAAGTTGCGATCGCAGACCTTGAGCCTACCACTGATTTAGCACCGCCTGTCTCTTCAATCATTGTCACTCAAGCTACGGGTGAACGAGCTGTGGTTTCCATCAATGCTGTAAAAACTCAAGCCAGCAGCGCATCTATCCCGTCGAATATTTTCCCAAATGTCGATATAGTACTAATTGATGGGCATCAGATGGCAGTTAGTTATGCCACAGCCCAACTAGCTAAAGCCAAGAATATCCCAGTAGTAATTGATGGTGGTAGCTGGAAACCTGGATTTGAGCAAATTCTGCCTTTCGTGGATTATGCCATCTGTTCGGCTAATTTTTATCCCCCGAACTGCCAGACTGGAGAAGACGTTTTTGCCTACCTGAATGGATTTAACATTCCTCACGTCGCCATTACCCACGGACAAAAACCAATTGAATACTTGAGTTGCACTAAAACTGGTATCGTAGATGTGCCGCAGATTCAAGCGGTTGATACATTGGGGGCTGGAGATATTTTTCACGGTGCTTTCTGTAATTACATTTTAAGGGAAAGTTTTACTGATGCACTGAGACTGGCAGCTAATATTGCTGCTGATTCATGTAAATTTTTTGGTACGCGGCGCTGGATGGATTTAAGATAA
- a CDS encoding 3'(2'),5'-bisphosphate nucleotidase CysQ family protein, translating into MKDLQEILAIAREVGWGAAEILRSYYHGTAKDPNLEVQYKQNEPVTVADVAVSQYILQRLQATLGNEDFAYISEETYQLPSGVAQASAPWVWIIDPLDGTRDFIQKTGDYAVHIALVKETRPVLAVVAVPEAQKLYYATKGGGTFVETRDGSLPLQVSSGKRVEDLTLVVSRSHRNQRLDYLLQNLPCQNQKSVGSVGCKIATIIEQHADIYISLSGKSAPKDWDIAAPELILTEAGGKFTHFDGTPLQYNTGDINQWGGLLASNGEYHELLCKEAEKILAQFDQD; encoded by the coding sequence ATGAAAGACTTACAAGAAATATTAGCGATCGCTCGTGAGGTAGGTTGGGGCGCAGCAGAGATACTGCGATCGTATTATCACGGAACTGCAAAAGACCCTAATTTAGAAGTACAATATAAACAAAATGAGCCTGTTACCGTTGCCGATGTAGCTGTGAGTCAATACATTTTGCAGAGGCTACAAGCAACTTTAGGTAACGAAGATTTTGCTTATATCAGTGAAGAAACTTACCAATTGCCAAGCGGTGTAGCACAGGCTTCTGCACCTTGGGTATGGATAATCGACCCTTTGGATGGCACACGAGACTTTATCCAAAAAACTGGAGATTATGCGGTTCACATTGCTTTAGTCAAGGAAACACGCCCAGTGTTGGCAGTGGTGGCAGTACCAGAGGCTCAAAAATTATATTACGCTACCAAAGGCGGAGGGACATTTGTAGAAACCCGTGATGGATCTCTCCCTTTACAAGTGTCGTCAGGCAAACGAGTTGAGGATTTAACCTTAGTCGTTAGTCGCTCTCACCGCAATCAACGCTTAGATTACCTACTACAAAACTTACCCTGTCAAAATCAGAAATCTGTGGGTAGTGTCGGGTGCAAAATCGCCACCATTATTGAGCAACACGCAGATATCTACATTTCCCTTTCTGGCAAGTCTGCGCCCAAAGATTGGGATATAGCAGCCCCAGAACTAATTTTAACAGAAGCTGGTGGTAAGTTTACCCACTTCGATGGTACCCCGTTGCAATATAACACTGGTGATATCAATCAATGGGGAGGTTTGCTTGCTAGTAACGGTGAATATCACGAACTGCTGTGCAAGGAAGCAGAAAAGATTTTAGCGCAGTTTGACCAAGACTAA